Proteins from a genomic interval of Marmoricola sp. OAE513:
- a CDS encoding sulfotransferase: MSDNVMTRERPDVGSYEDIVAAAVRTTGMTDFGDGLHEEGLRVLTEDLASPEAGLTPRGNYFHRSEVKSALVGVLLTQAQFAAHPEHADVKIERPIFLMGLPRTGTTILHRLLHADPASQGLEMWLTQYPQPRPPRETWESDPIFNAMQQAFTAHHIEQPEFMGIHYMDATTVEECWRLLRQTGKSNSYESLANLPRYTEWLKNQDWTDAYARHKQNLQLVGMNDTDKRWVLKNPSHMSGLDALMTVYPDALIVYTHREPVTCIASSCSLSAETTVGQSDTYVGGVIGHTQLDLWSRAFHTFHDARGKYDQDQFIDISFGDLVKDQVGTARSVYEKFGLDWTPETQAAVEEIDREAKEGKAAPKHSYDLKDYGLTEKQVLDAFDR; the protein is encoded by the coding sequence ATGAGCGACAACGTGATGACCCGGGAACGCCCGGACGTCGGCAGCTACGAGGACATCGTCGCGGCCGCCGTACGGACCACGGGCATGACCGACTTCGGCGACGGGCTCCACGAGGAAGGTCTGCGGGTCCTCACCGAGGACCTCGCCTCCCCCGAGGCCGGCCTGACCCCGCGCGGCAACTACTTCCACCGCTCCGAGGTGAAGAGCGCGCTGGTCGGCGTCCTGCTGACACAGGCTCAGTTCGCCGCGCACCCTGAGCACGCGGACGTGAAGATCGAACGCCCCATCTTCCTGATGGGCCTGCCCCGCACCGGCACCACGATCCTGCACCGGCTGCTGCACGCCGACCCCGCCTCGCAGGGCCTGGAGATGTGGTTGACCCAGTACCCGCAGCCCCGGCCGCCGCGCGAGACCTGGGAGTCGGACCCGATCTTCAACGCGATGCAGCAGGCGTTCACCGCGCACCACATCGAGCAGCCCGAGTTCATGGGCATCCACTACATGGATGCGACCACCGTCGAGGAGTGCTGGCGGCTGCTGCGCCAGACCGGGAAGTCGAACTCGTACGAGTCGCTGGCGAACCTTCCGCGCTACACCGAGTGGCTCAAGAACCAGGACTGGACCGACGCCTACGCCCGGCACAAGCAGAATCTGCAGCTGGTCGGCATGAACGACACCGACAAGCGCTGGGTTCTCAAGAACCCCTCGCACATGAGCGGCCTGGACGCCCTGATGACGGTGTACCCCGACGCACTCATCGTCTACACGCACCGCGAGCCGGTCACCTGCATCGCCTCGTCGTGCTCGCTGTCGGCCGAGACGACCGTCGGACAGTCCGACACCTACGTCGGTGGCGTCATCGGCCACACCCAGCTGGACCTCTGGTCGCGCGCGTTCCACACGTTCCACGACGCCCGGGGCAAGTACGACCAGGACCAGTTCATCGACATCTCCTTCGGCGACCTCGTCAAGGACCAGGTCGGCACCGCGCGCAGCGTGTACGAGAAGTTCGGCCTGGACTGGACTCCGGAGACGCAGGCTGCCGTCGAGGAGATCGACCGCGAGGCCAAGGAGGGCAAGGCAGCGCCGAAGCACTCCTACGACCTCAAGGACTACGGCCTCACCGAGAAGCAGGTCCTGGACGCGTTCGACCGCTGA
- a CDS encoding SDR family oxidoreductase, producing the protein MSNELGYAEAHDTSIEDRYTPAPLLKGKVIVISGIGPGLGKSLAEEAAKMGADLVIASRTESRLDEIAELCEGYGVKVAKVVTDVRSEESRANLRDKTLEAFGRVDCVINNAFTIPPMDPITQIDPVALAKVNETNVFAPLRLSALFADALSESKGSIIMLNSCVSFSSQPEYAGYKLSKGALEHLASSLATELGPRGIRVNSVAPSYIYEDVNRGYFDFLGAVENKTHEQVYAEKAAPTDLQRLASSEEVARATLFLASDLASAVTGQMLTVDCGEFHD; encoded by the coding sequence TTGAGCAACGAGCTTGGCTACGCAGAAGCACACGACACCTCGATCGAGGACCGCTACACCCCGGCCCCGTTGCTGAAGGGCAAGGTCATCGTGATCTCGGGCATCGGTCCCGGCCTGGGCAAGTCCCTGGCCGAGGAGGCCGCCAAGATGGGCGCCGACCTGGTCATCGCGAGCCGAACCGAGTCGCGTCTCGACGAGATCGCCGAGCTGTGCGAGGGCTACGGGGTCAAGGTCGCGAAGGTCGTCACCGACGTGCGCAGCGAGGAGTCGCGGGCCAACCTGCGCGACAAGACCCTCGAGGCCTTCGGCCGCGTCGACTGCGTCATCAACAACGCGTTCACCATCCCGCCGATGGACCCGATCACGCAGATCGACCCGGTGGCGCTGGCGAAGGTCAACGAGACCAACGTCTTCGCACCGCTGCGCCTCTCGGCTCTCTTCGCCGACGCACTCTCGGAGTCCAAGGGCTCGATCATCATGCTCAACTCCTGCGTCTCGTTCTCCTCGCAGCCCGAGTACGCCGGCTACAAGCTGAGCAAGGGCGCCCTGGAGCACCTCGCGTCCTCGCTGGCCACCGAGCTCGGCCCGCGCGGCATCCGGGTGAACAGCGTCGCGCCGTCGTACATCTACGAGGACGTGAACCGCGGTTACTTCGACTTCCTCGGCGCTGTCGAGAACAAGACCCACGAGCAGGTGTACGCCGAGAAGGCCGCCCCGACCGACCTGCAGCGTCTGGCTTCCTCCGAAGAGGTCGCCCGCGCCACGCTCTTCCTGGCCAGCGACCTGGCCTCCGCCGTCACCGGTCAAATGCTGACCGTCGACTGCGGCGAATTCCACGACTGA
- a CDS encoding TIGR03619 family F420-dependent LLM class oxidoreductase, whose protein sequence is MRFSFAEGMTKTEYWAPMAQACEAAGYTSMTIADSLIYPQESDSKYPYTDTGDREFLEGKEFIETMILCAHIFAVTEKLRLTPFVLKMPIRPPVLTAKQASSLAFLSNNRLGLGVGISPWPEDFEALGVPWARRGKRLDECIDILRGLTSGEFFEYHGEFYDIQSLKQCPAPTEPIPVLVGGHADAALRRAVVKGDGWMHAGGDGEELDRLLTRLAEIRKEEGDTRGPDEFEIHVISYDAYTVDGIKRLEDKGVTDAIVGFRVPYIMGPDTEPLQTKIDNINRYAEDIISKVSL, encoded by the coding sequence ATGCGATTCTCCTTTGCCGAAGGCATGACGAAGACCGAGTACTGGGCGCCGATGGCTCAGGCCTGCGAAGCAGCCGGCTACACCTCGATGACGATTGCCGACTCCCTGATCTACCCGCAGGAGTCCGACTCGAAGTACCCCTACACCGACACCGGTGACCGGGAGTTCCTCGAGGGCAAGGAGTTCATCGAGACGATGATCCTCTGCGCGCACATCTTCGCGGTGACCGAGAAGCTGCGGCTGACGCCGTTCGTCCTGAAGATGCCGATCCGGCCGCCGGTCCTCACGGCCAAGCAGGCGAGCAGCCTCGCCTTCCTGTCGAACAACCGGCTCGGACTCGGCGTCGGCATCTCGCCGTGGCCCGAGGACTTCGAGGCCCTGGGCGTCCCGTGGGCGCGGCGCGGCAAGCGCCTCGACGAGTGCATCGACATCCTGCGCGGCCTGACCAGCGGCGAGTTCTTCGAGTACCACGGCGAGTTCTACGACATCCAGTCGCTCAAGCAGTGCCCGGCCCCGACCGAGCCCATCCCGGTGCTGGTCGGCGGGCACGCTGACGCCGCCCTGCGCCGGGCCGTCGTCAAGGGCGACGGCTGGATGCACGCCGGTGGCGACGGCGAGGAGCTCGACAGGTTGCTGACCCGTCTGGCCGAGATCCGCAAGGAGGAAGGTGACACCCGCGGTCCCGACGAGTTCGAGATCCACGTGATCTCCTACGACGCCTACACCGTGGACGGCATCAAGCGCCTGGAGGACAAGGGCGTCACCGACGCGATCGTCGGCTTCCGGGTGCCCTACATCATGGGACCGGACACCGAGCCGCTGCAGACCAAGATAGACAACATCAACCGGTACGCCGAGGACATCATCAGCAAGGTGTCGCTGTGA
- a CDS encoding nuclear transport factor 2 family protein, producing MELQDILDRTEIRDAITNYTFGIDLAEWDRLDKVFTPDAAINYVESGGIEATFAEVKPWLIENLAVAPSRVHMIGQIDYEHLDGGEVQANAYFHNPMTFDFGPDSKFPVEVTGIYRHTFTRTEAGWRSRKLHETVLWRRGFEALGM from the coding sequence ATGGAATTGCAGGACATCCTCGACCGCACCGAGATCCGTGACGCGATCACGAACTACACGTTCGGCATCGACCTCGCCGAGTGGGACCGCCTCGACAAGGTGTTCACGCCGGATGCCGCGATCAACTACGTCGAGTCCGGTGGCATCGAGGCGACGTTCGCCGAGGTGAAGCCCTGGCTGATCGAGAACCTCGCCGTGGCGCCCAGCCGCGTGCACATGATCGGACAGATCGACTACGAGCACCTCGACGGCGGAGAGGTCCAGGCCAACGCGTACTTCCACAACCCGATGACGTTCGACTTCGGCCCGGACTCCAAGTTCCCCGTCGAGGTGACCGGCATCTACCGGCACACCTTCACCCGCACCGAGGCCGGCTGGCGCTCGCGCAAGCTGCACGAGACCGTGCTCTGGCGCCGCGGTTTCGAAGCGCTCGGTATGTGA
- a CDS encoding nitroreductase family deazaflavin-dependent oxidoreductase, protein MDKKPKGLDDPGTVKFMKVMAAANVWLFKRTGGRLGSHWRIGAGFRNPVPICLVEHTGRKTGLPRTTPLVYLRDGDRVVVVASQAGRPENPMWFLNVTADPEVVVQTGRDRVPMRAHVADADERAVLWPKLVDLYPDYDSYQSWTERVIPVVVLEPR, encoded by the coding sequence ATGGACAAGAAGCCGAAGGGTCTCGACGACCCCGGGACCGTGAAGTTCATGAAGGTCATGGCCGCCGCGAACGTCTGGCTGTTCAAGCGCACGGGCGGGCGCCTGGGTTCGCACTGGCGGATCGGCGCGGGATTCCGGAACCCCGTCCCCATCTGCCTGGTCGAGCACACCGGGCGCAAGACCGGCCTGCCGCGGACCACCCCGCTGGTCTACCTCCGCGACGGCGACCGGGTGGTCGTGGTCGCGTCGCAGGCGGGTCGGCCGGAGAACCCGATGTGGTTCCTCAACGTCACCGCCGATCCCGAGGTCGTCGTGCAGACGGGACGCGACCGGGTACCGATGAGGGCGCACGTGGCCGACGCCGACGAGCGTGCCGTGCTCTGGCCGAAGCTGGTCGACCTCTACCCGGACTACGACAGCTACCAGTCGTGGACCGAGCGGGTCATCCCGGTGGTCGTGCTCGAACCTCGGTAG